A stretch of the Serratia marcescens genome encodes the following:
- a CDS encoding YggS family pyridoxal phosphate-dependent enzyme, whose protein sequence is MSTIQQNLQDVRNRIAAAAQNCARAPEEVALLAVSKTKPVAAIEEAIAAGQRAFGENYVQEGVDKIRHFAESSQGGELVWHFIGPLQSNKSRLVAEHFAWCHTVDRLRIAQRLSDQRPVDMPPLNVLIQINISDEQSKSGIALAELPALAEAIAALPNLTLRGLMAIPAPEADYQRQLAVFSRMNDAFLALRQRYPQADTLSMGMTDDMAAAIAAGSTLVRIGTAIFGARDYSQA, encoded by the coding sequence ATGAGCACTATCCAACAGAACCTGCAGGATGTCAGAAACCGCATCGCGGCCGCCGCGCAAAACTGCGCGCGGGCGCCAGAAGAAGTTGCCCTGCTTGCAGTCAGCAAAACCAAACCTGTGGCGGCGATCGAAGAAGCCATCGCCGCCGGCCAACGCGCCTTCGGCGAGAACTACGTGCAGGAAGGGGTAGACAAGATCCGGCATTTCGCCGAGTCTTCGCAGGGCGGCGAGTTGGTGTGGCACTTTATCGGCCCGCTGCAATCCAATAAGAGTCGGCTGGTGGCGGAACACTTCGCCTGGTGCCATACCGTAGATCGGCTGCGCATCGCCCAGCGCCTGAGCGATCAGCGCCCGGTCGACATGCCGCCGCTCAACGTGCTGATTCAAATCAACATCAGCGACGAGCAAAGCAAATCCGGCATCGCGCTGGCCGAGCTGCCGGCGCTGGCGGAAGCGATTGCCGCACTACCGAACCTGACGCTGCGCGGCCTGATGGCCATTCCGGCGCCGGAAGCGGATTACCAGCGGCAGCTGGCGGTATTCAGCCGGATGAACGACGCCTTTCTCGCCCTGCGTCAGCGTTATCCGCAGGCCGATACGCTATCGATGGGCATGACGGACGATATGGCGGCGGCGATCGCCGCAGGCAGCACACTGGTGCGCATTGGCACCGCAATTTTTGGCGCCCGCGACTACTCGCAGGCCTGA
- the proC gene encoding pyrroline-5-carboxylate reductase has translation MQYRKITFIGAGNMARAIIAGLVAGGYPAKSISVCAPSPKNRDALAADYGIVSSGDNVACAREADVVVLAVKPQLMADVCQPLREQVDFGGKLVLSIAAGIQVSRFYQLLGDKLNIVRIMPNTPSLVGKGMSGLYAPAQVSRQDRDYTGDLMASVGKVCWVDDENGINGVIAAAGSAPAYFFLFMEAMQKEAERMGFDSQTARDLVQQAASGAAALVEANPDTPLGTLREQVTSKGGTTAEALRVFNERQLPETVAQAMQAAVARAQEMEKLF, from the coding sequence ATGCAATATCGCAAGATTACCTTTATCGGCGCCGGCAACATGGCGCGTGCAATCATCGCCGGCCTGGTGGCGGGCGGCTATCCGGCCAAATCCATCAGCGTCTGCGCCCCTTCACCGAAAAACCGTGACGCGCTGGCGGCGGACTACGGCATCGTCAGCAGCGGCGACAACGTCGCCTGCGCGCGCGAGGCCGACGTAGTGGTGCTGGCGGTCAAACCGCAGCTGATGGCCGACGTTTGCCAACCACTGCGCGAGCAGGTCGATTTCGGCGGCAAACTGGTGCTGTCGATCGCCGCCGGCATTCAGGTCAGCCGTTTCTATCAGCTGCTCGGCGACAAGCTGAACATCGTGCGTATCATGCCCAACACCCCGTCGCTGGTCGGCAAGGGCATGAGCGGATTGTACGCGCCGGCGCAGGTCAGCCGGCAGGATCGCGATTACACCGGCGATTTAATGGCATCGGTCGGTAAAGTTTGCTGGGTCGATGACGAAAATGGCATCAACGGCGTGATCGCCGCCGCGGGCAGCGCCCCGGCCTATTTCTTCCTGTTTATGGAAGCGATGCAAAAAGAGGCCGAACGCATGGGCTTCGACAGCCAGACCGCGCGCGATCTGGTGCAGCAGGCTGCTTCCGGCGCCGCCGCCTTGGTAGAAGCCAACCCGGATACGCCGCTGGGCACGCTGCGCGAGCAGGTCACCTCCAAAGGCGGCACCACCGCCGAAGCGCTGCGGGTGTTCAACGAACGCCAGTTGCCGGAAACCGTGGCACAAGCGATGCAGGCCGCCGTTGCCCGCGCCCAAGAGATGGAAAAATTATTTTAA
- a CDS encoding YggT family protein has protein sequence MLTLTFLVKTVIDLYVMVLLLRIWMQWTRTDFYNPFSQFVVKITQPVVGPLRRIIPSLGPIDSASLLLAFLLMTIKYPLLLLIQGGAISLSPYNLLFGLISLVKSAGYLIFWVMIIRALMSWISQGRSPIDYVMYQLTEPLMAPIRRIIPAMGGIDFSAMVVILILYLINYLGMDLFGEIWFLL, from the coding sequence ATGCTAACGCTGACTTTCCTGGTCAAGACCGTTATTGATCTGTACGTGATGGTGCTGTTGCTGCGCATTTGGATGCAATGGACGCGCACCGATTTTTACAACCCGTTCTCGCAGTTTGTGGTGAAGATCACTCAGCCGGTCGTCGGCCCGCTGCGCCGCATCATCCCGTCGCTGGGGCCTATCGACAGCGCTTCGCTGTTGCTGGCGTTCCTGCTGATGACCATCAAGTACCCGCTGCTGCTGTTGATCCAGGGCGGCGCGATATCGCTCAGCCCCTATAACCTGCTGTTCGGCCTGATCTCGCTGGTGAAGTCTGCCGGCTACCTGATCTTCTGGGTGATGATCATTCGTGCGCTGATGAGCTGGATCAGTCAGGGCCGCAGCCCGATCGACTACGTGATGTACCAGCTGACCGAACCCTTGATGGCGCCGATCCGTCGCATCATCCCGGCGATGGGCGGCATCGACTTTTCCGCCATGGTGGTGATCCTGATCCTCTATCTGATCAACTACCTGGGCATGGATCTGTTCGGCGAGATCTGGTTCCTGCTGTGA
- the yggU gene encoding DUF167 family protein YggU, protein MSAVTPVLDGLAIRLYIQPKASRDQIIGLHGDELKVAITAPPVDGQANAHLIKFIAKQFKVAKSNVTIEKGELGRHKQLRIVNPQQIPAVVAALIE, encoded by the coding sequence GTGAGTGCAGTCACTCCGGTGCTGGACGGGCTGGCGATCAGGCTATATATTCAGCCGAAAGCCAGCCGCGACCAAATTATCGGCTTGCATGGCGACGAACTGAAAGTCGCCATCACCGCCCCGCCGGTCGACGGCCAAGCCAACGCCCATTTGATCAAGTTTATCGCCAAGCAGTTCAAAGTGGCGAAAAGCAACGTCACCATCGAGAAAGGCGAACTGGGGCGGCATAAACAGTTACGCATCGTGAATCCGCAACAGATCCCCGCCGTGGTCGCGGCGCTCATCGAATAA
- a CDS encoding XTP/dITP diphosphatase, whose translation MQKVVLATGNPGKVRELADLLADFGLDVVAQTDLGVESAEETGLTFIENAILKARHAAQVTGLPAIADDSGLAVDALGGAPGIYSARYAGEDADDRQNLDKLLAALKGVAPGRRGAQFHCVLVYLRHAEDPTPLVFHGSWAGEITEQAAGEGGFGYDPVFYVPELGRTAAELSRDEKRAMSHRGKALTLMLEAMRNA comes from the coding sequence ATGCAAAAAGTCGTTCTTGCCACCGGTAACCCGGGCAAAGTGCGCGAACTCGCCGACCTGTTGGCCGATTTCGGCCTGGACGTGGTCGCGCAAACCGATCTGGGCGTGGAATCCGCCGAAGAAACCGGGCTGACGTTTATCGAAAACGCCATTCTGAAAGCGCGCCATGCGGCACAGGTCACCGGCCTGCCGGCGATCGCCGACGACTCCGGCCTGGCGGTCGACGCGCTGGGCGGCGCGCCGGGCATCTACTCCGCACGCTATGCCGGTGAAGACGCCGACGATCGGCAGAACCTCGACAAGCTGCTGGCGGCGCTGAAAGGCGTAGCGCCGGGCCGGCGCGGCGCGCAATTCCACTGCGTGCTGGTCTATCTGCGCCATGCAGAAGATCCGACGCCGCTGGTGTTCCACGGCAGCTGGGCCGGCGAAATCACCGAGCAGGCCGCCGGCGAAGGCGGCTTCGGTTACGATCCTGTCTTCTACGTGCCGGAGCTGGGCCGCACCGCCGCCGAGCTGAGCCGCGACGAGAAGCGGGCGATGTCGCACCGCGGCAAAGCGCTGACGCTGATGTTGGAAGCCATGCGCAATGCTTAA
- the hemW gene encoding radical SAM family heme chaperone HemW — translation MLKLPPLSLYIHIPWCVQKCPYCDFNSHALKGDVPHQEYVDHLLADLDADLPLAGGREISTIFIGGGTPSLLSAEAMQALLDGVRARIRVADDAEITMEANPGTVEADRFNGYQRAGVNRISIGVQSFSAEKLTRLGRIHGPEEAKRAATLATGLGLRSFNLDLMHGLPDQSLEEALDDLRQAIALNPPHLSWYQLTIEPNTLFSSRPPVLPDDDALWDIFERGHQLLSAAGYQQYETSAYAKPGFQCQHNLNYWRFGDYLGIGCGAHGKVTFSDGRILRTAKTKHPRGFMRGDYMDKQHEVAAADRPFEFFMNRFRLLEAAPRADFVNYTGLAESVIRPQLDEALAKGYLEETAEHWQITEKGKLFLNSLLELFLADDE, via the coding sequence ATGCTTAAGCTGCCCCCGCTGAGTCTCTACATTCACATCCCGTGGTGCGTGCAGAAATGCCCGTACTGCGACTTCAACTCCCATGCGCTGAAGGGTGACGTGCCGCATCAGGAGTATGTCGATCATCTGTTGGCGGATCTGGATGCCGATCTGCCGCTGGCCGGCGGCCGGGAGATAAGCACCATCTTCATCGGCGGCGGCACCCCCAGCCTGCTGAGCGCCGAGGCGATGCAAGCCTTGCTGGACGGCGTGCGGGCGCGCATTCGCGTCGCCGACGACGCCGAAATCACCATGGAGGCCAACCCCGGCACCGTGGAGGCCGATCGCTTCAACGGCTACCAGCGCGCCGGCGTCAACCGCATCTCCATCGGAGTGCAAAGCTTCAGCGCCGAGAAGCTGACCCGCTTAGGGCGCATCCACGGCCCGGAAGAGGCCAAGCGCGCGGCGACGCTGGCGACCGGTCTTGGCCTACGCAGCTTTAACCTCGATCTGATGCACGGCCTGCCGGATCAGTCGCTGGAAGAGGCGCTGGACGATCTGCGCCAGGCTATCGCCCTCAATCCGCCGCACCTGTCGTGGTATCAGCTGACCATCGAGCCGAACACCCTGTTCAGCTCGCGCCCGCCGGTTTTGCCGGACGACGACGCGCTGTGGGATATCTTCGAACGCGGCCACCAGCTGCTGAGCGCCGCCGGCTATCAACAGTATGAAACCTCGGCCTACGCCAAGCCGGGCTTCCAATGCCAGCACAACCTCAACTACTGGCGCTTCGGCGACTACCTGGGGATCGGCTGCGGCGCGCACGGCAAGGTGACCTTCAGCGACGGGCGCATCCTGCGCACCGCCAAGACCAAGCACCCGCGCGGCTTTATGCGCGGCGACTACATGGACAAGCAGCATGAGGTGGCGGCGGCGGATCGGCCGTTCGAATTCTTCATGAACCGCTTCCGCCTGTTGGAAGCCGCGCCGCGCGCCGACTTCGTCAACTACACCGGGCTGGCGGAAAGCGTCATTCGCCCACAGCTGGACGAAGCGCTGGCCAAAGGCTATCTGGAAGAAACCGCGGAGCACTGGCAGATCACCGAGAAGGGCAAACTGTTCCTCAACTCGCTGCTGGAACTGTTCCTGGCGGACGACGAGTAA
- a CDS encoding DUF29 domain-containing protein: MSHTRYETDVVAWANEQAALLRSGKLSEIDIEKIAEEIEDVGKSEQRELASRMTVLIAHLLKWKYQPARRGTSWERTIKAQRKEVLYSLKESPSLKGKLSDADWLDVVWSKAVALATAETGLDVYPENGIWETQQILSQTFYPD, translated from the coding sequence ATGAGCCATACACGTTACGAAACCGATGTTGTTGCCTGGGCAAATGAACAGGCCGCTCTTTTGCGCTCCGGAAAATTGTCTGAGATCGATATTGAAAAGATCGCCGAGGAGATTGAGGACGTGGGGAAGAGCGAGCAAAGGGAACTTGCTAGCCGGATGACGGTGCTGATTGCACATTTGCTTAAATGGAAATATCAGCCGGCCAGGCGTGGAACCAGCTGGGAGAGAACGATTAAAGCGCAGCGTAAAGAGGTGCTTTACAGCTTGAAAGAATCGCCCAGCCTAAAAGGTAAACTGAGCGATGCTGATTGGCTGGATGTCGTCTGGTCGAAGGCCGTTGCGCTCGCTACGGCCGAAACTGGGCTGGATGTATATCCGGAAAACGGCATCTGGGAAACTCAGCAGATTCTGTCTCAGACGTTTTACCCGGATTAA
- a CDS encoding DUF2884 domain-containing protein, translating to MLKKTGLALLLLAATAVQAHAEYQCSVKPQDDVIISPQSVQVKGASGDLQISPDGDVIRNGQALSLNDSQRQKAFSYQSALRKQLPWIDDGAQQHLEKARSSLDKVIVKELGSNSNVRNRLTTLNGQLKQQMNRIIEHRSDGLTFHHKAIDQVEQDGRNIVQQSMGGVLQDSLNEMGVKQAANSGGNPLQAIMGNLGGLQKAIQNEWNNQEQDFQNFGRDVCNRVTALETQRKDLLKALK from the coding sequence ATGTTGAAGAAAACCGGGTTAGCCTTACTGCTGCTGGCGGCGACTGCCGTGCAGGCCCACGCCGAGTACCAATGCAGCGTTAAACCCCAGGATGATGTGATCATCAGCCCGCAGAGCGTGCAGGTGAAAGGCGCCAGCGGCGACCTGCAAATTTCGCCGGATGGCGACGTGATCCGCAATGGCCAGGCGCTGAGCCTGAACGACAGCCAGCGGCAGAAAGCCTTCAGCTACCAGAGCGCGCTGCGCAAACAACTGCCGTGGATCGACGACGGCGCGCAGCAGCACCTTGAGAAAGCCCGTTCGTCGCTGGATAAAGTGATCGTCAAAGAGCTGGGCAGCAACAGCAACGTGCGCAACCGGCTGACCACTCTGAACGGCCAGTTGAAACAGCAGATGAACCGCATCATCGAACACCGCAGCGACGGCCTGACCTTCCACCACAAGGCGATCGACCAGGTGGAACAGGACGGCCGCAACATCGTGCAGCAGAGCATGGGCGGGGTGCTGCAGGACAGCCTGAACGAGATGGGCGTCAAACAGGCCGCCAACAGCGGCGGCAACCCGCTGCAGGCGATCATGGGCAATCTGGGCGGCTTGCAGAAGGCGATCCAGAACGAATGGAACAACCAGGAACAGGACTTCCAGAACTTCGGCCGCGACGTTTGCAACCGCGTCACCGCACTGGAAACCCAGCGCAAGGATCTGCTGAAGGCGTTGAAGTGA
- the glsB gene encoding glutaminase B, with translation MVTTLDNALLEEILQQVRPLIGQGKVADYIPALAEVPADRLAIAVCTVDGELFQAGDAAERFSIQSISKVLSLTLALTRYQEPEIWRRVGKEPSGLPFNSLLQLEMEQGKPRNPFINPGALVVCDMLQTRLSAPKQRMLEVVRQLAGEDDLAYDLRVARSEFEHSDRNAAIAYLMKSFGNFENDVITVLQTYFHYCALRMSCVELARSFVYLANHGRDLNGEAVISPLQARQINALMMTSGMYDGAGEFAYRVGMPGKSGVGGGIVAIVPGELSIVVWSPELDASGNSLAGTAALELLSQRIGRSIF, from the coding sequence GTGGTAACAACATTGGATAACGCGTTGCTGGAGGAGATCCTGCAACAGGTACGCCCGCTGATTGGCCAGGGGAAAGTGGCCGACTACATCCCGGCGTTGGCGGAAGTGCCCGCCGATCGGCTGGCGATCGCCGTCTGCACGGTGGACGGCGAACTGTTCCAGGCCGGCGACGCCGCGGAGCGCTTCTCCATTCAGTCGATCTCCAAAGTGCTGAGCCTGACGCTGGCGTTGACGCGCTATCAGGAGCCTGAGATTTGGCGGCGCGTCGGCAAAGAGCCTTCCGGCCTGCCGTTCAACTCGCTGCTGCAGCTGGAGATGGAGCAGGGCAAACCGCGCAATCCGTTTATCAACCCCGGCGCGCTGGTGGTGTGCGACATGCTGCAAACCCGGCTCAGCGCCCCCAAACAGCGCATGCTCGAGGTGGTGCGCCAGCTAGCCGGCGAAGACGACCTGGCCTATGATCTGCGGGTGGCGCGCTCCGAGTTTGAACACTCCGATCGCAATGCGGCCATCGCCTATCTGATGAAGTCGTTCGGCAACTTCGAGAACGACGTGATCACCGTGCTGCAAACCTATTTCCACTACTGCGCGCTGCGCATGAGTTGTGTGGAGCTGGCGCGCAGCTTCGTCTATCTGGCCAATCACGGCCGCGATCTCAACGGCGAGGCGGTGATCAGCCCGCTGCAGGCCCGGCAGATCAATGCTCTGATGATGACCAGCGGGATGTACGACGGCGCCGGCGAATTCGCCTATCGGGTGGGAATGCCGGGCAAGTCCGGCGTGGGCGGCGGCATCGTGGCCATCGTGCCGGGCGAGTTGTCGATCGTCGTCTGGTCGCCGGAGCTGGATGCTTCCGGCAACTCGCTGGCGGGAACTGCGGCGCTGGAACTGTTGTCTCAACGTATCGGTCGTTCGATTTTTTAA
- a CDS encoding YggL family protein: MAKNRSRRLRKKLHIEEFQELGFSVAWRFAEGTSVEDIDSTLDTFIDEVIEPNGLAFDGSGYLQWEGLICLQKIGHCTDEQRELVKNWLEARKLTDVKVSDLFDIWWD; this comes from the coding sequence ATGGCTAAGAACCGCAGTCGTCGTTTACGTAAAAAGTTACACATTGAAGAATTTCAGGAGCTGGGTTTCTCCGTAGCCTGGCGCTTCGCCGAAGGCACGTCGGTGGAAGACATCGACAGCACGCTGGATACCTTCATCGATGAAGTGATCGAGCCGAACGGCCTGGCGTTTGACGGCAGCGGCTACCTGCAGTGGGAAGGTCTGATCTGCCTGCAGAAGATTGGCCACTGCACCGATGAACAGCGCGAGCTGGTGAAAAACTGGCTGGAAGCGCGCAAACTGACTGACGTTAAGGTCAGCGATCTGTTCGATATCTGGTGGGATTGA
- the trmB gene encoding tRNA (guanosine(46)-N7)-methyltransferase TrmB, translated as MINDVISPEFDENGRAMRRIRSFVRRQGRLTKGQQHALENYWPVMGVEYQADAVNLAALFGRDAPTVLEIGFGMGASLVTMAGNNPQQNFLGIEVHSPGVGACLADAHEAKLSNLRVMCHDAVEVLENMIPDGSLDMVQLFFPDPWHKARHNKRRIVQTPFVELVLRKLKTGGVFHMATDWQPYAEHMLEVMNGVAGYRNLSSDNDYVPRPDSRPLTKFELRGQRLGHGVWDLMFERKE; from the coding sequence ATGATTAATGACGTCATCTCCCCGGAATTTGATGAGAACGGCCGCGCGATGCGCCGTATCCGCAGTTTTGTCCGCCGCCAGGGGCGGCTGACCAAAGGCCAGCAGCACGCGCTGGAGAACTATTGGCCGGTGATGGGCGTGGAGTATCAGGCTGACGCTGTCAATCTCGCCGCGCTGTTCGGCCGCGACGCGCCGACGGTGCTGGAGATCGGTTTTGGCATGGGCGCCTCGCTGGTGACCATGGCGGGCAACAACCCGCAGCAGAACTTTTTAGGGATCGAAGTGCACTCGCCGGGCGTGGGCGCCTGCCTGGCCGACGCCCACGAGGCGAAGCTGAGCAACCTGCGCGTGATGTGCCACGACGCGGTTGAGGTGCTGGAAAACATGATCCCGGACGGCTCGCTGGACATGGTGCAGCTGTTCTTCCCCGATCCGTGGCACAAGGCGCGTCACAACAAGCGCCGCATCGTGCAAACGCCGTTTGTCGAACTGGTGCTGCGCAAGCTGAAGACCGGCGGCGTCTTCCACATGGCTACCGATTGGCAACCTTATGCGGAACATATGTTAGAGGTTATGAACGGGGTCGCAGGCTACCGTAATCTTTCCAGCGATAATGATTACGTGCCGCGTCCGGATTCGCGCCCACTGACGAAATTTGAATTACGCGGCCAGCGCCTGGGACATGGCGTTTGGGACTTGATGTTTGAGAGGAAAGAATAA
- the mutY gene encoding A/G-specific adenine glycosylase — MMQAQQFAQVVLDWYQRYGRKTLPWQLEKTAYQVWLSEVMLQQTQVATVIPYFQRFMARFPNVRALAEAPLDEVLHLWTGLGYYARARNLHKAAQTIVAQHGGEFPTTFSEIADLPGVGRSTAGAVLSLALGQHYPILDGNVKRVLARCYAVEGWPGKKEVENRLWKISEEVTPAQGVGQFNQAMMDLGAMVCTRSKPKCELCPLNVGCLSYANHSWANYPGKKPKQTLPEKTAYFLLLQHGDRVWLEQRPAVGLWGGLFCFPQFSARVDLELWLQQRGLKGKRLEQLTAFRHTFSHFHLDIVPMWLSLDSAGSGMDEGAGLWYNLAQPPSVGLAAPVDRLLQQLAKQPPIQQNLYGDSAIDEELA, encoded by the coding sequence ATGATGCAAGCACAACAATTCGCACAGGTGGTGCTTGACTGGTATCAGCGCTACGGCCGCAAGACCCTGCCGTGGCAGCTGGAAAAAACCGCCTATCAAGTATGGCTCTCCGAGGTGATGTTGCAACAGACCCAGGTTGCCACCGTCATTCCTTATTTTCAGCGTTTTATGGCCCGTTTTCCCAACGTGCGCGCGCTGGCGGAGGCCCCGCTCGACGAAGTGCTGCATCTGTGGACCGGGCTCGGCTATTACGCCCGCGCCCGCAACCTGCACAAGGCGGCGCAGACCATTGTCGCACAGCACGGCGGCGAGTTCCCGACAACCTTCTCAGAAATCGCCGATTTACCGGGCGTCGGCCGCTCCACCGCCGGCGCGGTGCTGTCGTTGGCGCTGGGCCAACACTATCCGATCCTCGACGGCAACGTGAAGCGCGTGCTGGCCCGCTGCTACGCGGTGGAAGGCTGGCCTGGCAAGAAAGAGGTCGAAAACCGGCTGTGGAAAATCAGCGAAGAGGTCACCCCGGCGCAGGGCGTCGGCCAGTTCAACCAGGCGATGATGGATCTGGGCGCCATGGTCTGCACCCGCTCCAAGCCCAAGTGTGAACTCTGCCCGCTCAACGTCGGCTGCCTGTCTTACGCCAACCACAGCTGGGCCAACTACCCCGGCAAAAAACCCAAGCAGACCCTGCCGGAAAAAACCGCCTACTTCTTATTGCTGCAGCACGGCGACCGCGTGTGGCTGGAACAGCGCCCGGCGGTGGGGCTGTGGGGCGGCCTGTTCTGCTTCCCGCAGTTCAGCGCGCGCGTGGATTTGGAACTCTGGCTGCAGCAGCGCGGTCTGAAAGGCAAGCGCCTGGAACAGCTGACCGCGTTTCGCCACACGTTCAGCCATTTCCATCTCGATATCGTGCCGATGTGGCTGTCGCTCGACTCGGCGGGCAGCGGCATGGATGAGGGCGCAGGTCTCTGGTATAACTTAGCGCAGCCGCCGTCGGTCGGGCTGGCAGCGCCGGTAGATCGCCTGTTGCAACAGCTGGCGAAACAGCCCCCGATCCAACAAAACTTATATGGCGATAGCGCCATCGATGAGGAATTAGCATGA
- a CDS encoding oxidative damage protection protein — protein MSRTIFCTFLQRDAEGQDFQLYPGDVGKRIYNEISKEAWGEWMKKQTMLINEKKLNMMNVDDRKLLEEEMIKFLFEGHDVHIEGYTPPSE, from the coding sequence ATGAGCCGCACCATTTTTTGTACTTTCCTGCAGCGCGACGCCGAAGGCCAGGACTTCCAGCTTTATCCCGGCGACGTCGGCAAGCGCATCTACAACGAGATCTCCAAGGAAGCCTGGGGCGAGTGGATGAAGAAGCAGACCATGCTGATCAACGAGAAGAAGCTGAACATGATGAACGTGGACGACCGCAAACTGCTGGAAGAGGAAATGATCAAGTTCCTGTTCGAAGGGCACGACGTGCACATCGAAGGCTATACGCCGCCGAGCGAATAA
- the mltC gene encoding membrane-bound lytic murein transglycosylase MltC: MKKILALLVIAPLLISCSGKKSEDINEAWIKDTNGFDILMGQFAHNIENIWGLNEVLIAGPKDYVKYTDQYQTRSHINFDTGAITIETIATTDPAAHLRQAIISTLLMGDDPGSIDLYSDANDIQISKEPFLYGQVLDNKGAPIRWEWRAAHFADYLLQTKLQKRTSGLHVIYSVTIQLVPNHLDKRAHKYLPMVRKASEKYGVDESLILAIMQTESSFNPYAVSGSDALGLMQVVQHTAGKDVFQMRGKWGTPSRSYLFDPENNIDTGTAYLAILQNNYLGGIQNPTSRRYAVITAYNGGAGSVLRVFSSDRTRAVGIINGMQPGDVYQTLTTKHPAAESRRYLVKVNTAQKSYRRK, encoded by the coding sequence ATGAAGAAAATTTTAGCTTTGCTCGTAATAGCGCCTTTGCTGATCTCCTGTTCCGGCAAAAAAAGTGAAGATATCAACGAAGCCTGGATCAAAGATACCAACGGCTTCGACATTCTGATGGGCCAATTCGCCCACAATATCGAGAACATCTGGGGTCTGAACGAAGTTCTGATCGCCGGGCCGAAAGACTACGTCAAATATACCGACCAATACCAAACCCGCAGCCACATCAACTTCGACACCGGCGCCATTACCATCGAGACCATCGCCACCACCGACCCGGCCGCGCACCTGCGCCAGGCGATCATCAGCACGCTGCTGATGGGTGACGATCCGGGGTCCATCGACCTCTATTCCGACGCCAACGATATCCAGATCAGCAAAGAGCCGTTCCTGTACGGCCAGGTGCTGGATAACAAGGGCGCGCCGATCCGTTGGGAATGGCGCGCGGCGCACTTCGCCGATTACCTGCTGCAGACCAAGCTGCAAAAGCGCACCTCCGGCCTGCACGTGATCTACTCGGTCACCATCCAACTGGTGCCGAACCACCTGGACAAACGTGCGCACAAATACCTGCCGATGGTGCGCAAGGCGTCGGAAAAATACGGCGTGGACGAATCGCTGATCCTGGCTATCATGCAGACCGAATCGAGCTTCAACCCGTATGCGGTGAGCGGTTCGGACGCACTGGGCCTGATGCAGGTGGTACAGCACACCGCCGGTAAGGATGTGTTCCAGATGCGCGGCAAATGGGGCACCCCGAGCCGCAGCTACCTGTTCGATCCGGAAAACAACATCGACACCGGCACCGCCTATCTGGCTATCCTGCAGAACAACTACCTGGGCGGCATTCAGAACCCGACCTCGCGCCGCTATGCGGTGATCACCGCCTACAACGGCGGTGCAGGCAGCGTGCTGCGGGTGTTCTCCAGCGACAGAACGCGCGCGGTGGGCATCATCAACGGCATGCAGCCGGGCGACGTGTACCAAACGCTGACCACCAAGCACCCGGCCGCCGAGTCACGCCGCTATCTGGTGAAAGTGAATACCGCGCAGAAGAGTTACCGCAGAAAGTAA